A region of Spiroplasma endosymbiont of Crioceris asparagi DNA encodes the following proteins:
- a CDS encoding TatD family hydrolase, with protein sequence MNGIIDCHTHLGDELYEENNYETATLMHQAKNNGGVSALVCSGYDVESSRIASVYTIKYKNVFASVGIHPSEAKKYTKEDLEKIDELCKMEKTVAVGEIGLDYYYTDKYKKEQLQLLKEQIIIANKNKLPVVLHIRDQKEKYGIYDEVLEVLKEHQVKHAMVHCFSADWETAEKFIKEGYKISISGVVTFDNAKKLHEVVKKISLQDLVVETDAPYLAPTPHRGKINVPEYIILTVKRIAELKNIKVEEVIDSTRENAKKFFNILK encoded by the coding sequence ATGAATGGTATTATAGATTGTCATACTCACTTAGGTGATGAATTGTATGAAGAAAATAATTATGAAACAGCAACATTAATGCATCAAGCAAAAAATAATGGTGGTGTTAGTGCATTGGTTTGTTCTGGTTATGATGTTGAATCATCAAGAATAGCAAGTGTGTACACAATTAAATATAAAAATGTATTTGCATCTGTTGGGATTCATCCAAGTGAAGCAAAAAAATACACTAAAGAAGATTTAGAAAAAATTGATGAATTATGTAAGATGGAAAAAACGGTTGCGGTTGGAGAAATTGGTTTAGATTATTATTACACTGATAAATATAAAAAAGAACAATTACAACTTTTAAAAGAACAAATAATAATAGCTAATAAAAATAAACTTCCAGTTGTTCTTCACATTAGGGATCAAAAAGAAAAATATGGAATATATGATGAAGTATTAGAAGTTTTAAAAGAACACCAAGTTAAACATGCAATGGTTCATTGTTTTTCTGCTGATTGAGAAACAGCTGAGAAATTTATTAAAGAAGGTTATAAAATTTCAATTTCTGGAGTTGTAACATTTGATAATGCTAAAAAATTACATGAAGTTGTGAAAAAAATTTCTTTACAAGATTTGGTAGTTGAAACAGATGCTCCTTACCTAGCCCCAACCCCACACAGAGGGAAGATTAATGTGCCTGAATACATTATTTTAACAGTTAAAAGAATTGCTGAATTAAAAAACATTAAAGTAGAAGAAGTTATTGATTCAACAAGAGAAAATGCTAAAAAATTCTTCA
- the mnmE gene encoding tRNA uridine-5-carboxymethylaminomethyl(34) synthesis GTPase MnmE, which yields MKNKLYETIVAPATALVNQTLGVIRISGDDSFCIINKLFKKEINYSSKPQLRIIYDEDKVVDEVLVIPFPNKNSFTGEDVVEINCHGGKIVVEKILSLIIKNGARMAQKGEFSKRAYLNGKIDLIKADSINELIFSQNEVQASFNAKNLVFKNKKILREMKNIIIDLISKSQTAIDYPEYEETESITAESFKDDLLKLEKIIEKIIFYSNAANKLSSGINVVIVGPPNVGKSSLLNSLINEQKAIVTDVEGTTRDIVEGKLYYENFVINIFDTAGIRKSKNKVEQIGIEKTQNKIKEADVIFFVINKDKIDHKIFSDIKNKKHIVVLNKIDELSKKDIESMANNEIFKNETIINVSAKNNKLDNLFLYLNNEFNSNTFIDEEIPLISNIDTLAKFKRINENINLLVNNIKNGFSIDIINLDLYNVKTLLDELLGDSYDDEIIDNIFQKYCLGK from the coding sequence ATGAAAAATAAACTTTACGAAACAATAGTTGCACCAGCAACGGCATTAGTGAATCAGACTTTGGGTGTTATTAGAATATCTGGGGATGATTCTTTTTGCATTATTAACAAACTTTTTAAAAAGGAAATTAATTATTCTTCAAAACCTCAATTGAGAATCATATATGATGAAGACAAGGTTGTTGATGAAGTTTTAGTAATACCATTTCCTAATAAAAATTCTTTTACAGGAGAGGATGTTGTTGAAATTAATTGTCATGGAGGAAAAATTGTTGTTGAAAAAATTCTTTCTTTAATTATAAAAAATGGTGCTAGAATGGCACAAAAGGGTGAATTTAGTAAAAGAGCATATTTAAATGGGAAAATAGATTTAATTAAAGCAGACTCTATTAATGAACTTATTTTTTCACAAAACGAAGTCCAGGCTTCTTTTAATGCAAAAAACTTAGTTTTTAAGAATAAAAAAATCTTGCGAGAAATGAAAAATATTATTATTGATTTAATTTCAAAATCACAAACCGCAATTGATTATCCAGAATATGAAGAAACAGAAAGCATAACAGCAGAATCATTTAAAGATGACTTACTTAAACTTGAAAAAATTATTGAAAAAATTATCTTTTATTCTAATGCTGCAAACAAGTTATCAAGTGGTATTAATGTTGTAATTGTTGGTCCTCCCAATGTCGGTAAATCGTCATTATTAAATAGTTTAATAAATGAGCAAAAAGCTATTGTTACTGATGTTGAAGGAACTACAAGAGATATAGTTGAAGGAAAATTATATTATGAAAATTTTGTAATAAATATTTTTGATACAGCAGGTATTAGAAAGTCAAAAAACAAAGTTGAACAAATTGGAATTGAGAAAACTCAAAATAAAATAAAAGAAGCGGATGTTATATTTTTTGTAATAAATAAAGATAAAATTGATCATAAAATTTTTAGTGATATTAAAAATAAAAAACATATAGTTGTATTAAATAAAATTGATGAACTATCTAAAAAAGATATTGAATCAATGGCTAATAATGAAATTTTTAAAAACGAAACTATTATAAATGTTTCAGCCAAAAATAATAAGTTAGATAATTTATTTTTATATTTAAATAATGAATTTAATTCAAATACGTTTATCGATGAAGAAATTCCTTTAATTTCAAACATTGATACATTGGCAAAATTTAAAAGAATAAATGAAAACATTAATTTATTAGTTAATAATATTAAAAACGGTTTTTCTATTGATATAATTAACTTGGATTTATATAATGTAAAAACGTTATTAGATGAGCTTCTAGGAGACTCATATGATGATGAAATAATAGATAATATTTTTCAAAAATATTGTTTAGGAAAATAA